The proteins below come from a single Acidobacteriota bacterium genomic window:
- a CDS encoding DUF2177 family protein, whose product MTFKNLLVLYVLALAVFFVIDMIWLGFAAKGFYRNQLGSLLSPKVNWTAAILFYLLFIVGLLVFVIEPGFFKSPGAVFVKGALFGLIAYATYDLTNLATLKDWPLKVTVVDLIWGTVLGGAVSVLTVLFGRMIIKT is encoded by the coding sequence ATGACATTCAAGAATCTTCTTGTCCTCTATGTTTTGGCGCTGGCCGTATTTTTCGTCATCGACATGATCTGGCTGGGTTTTGCGGCCAAAGGTTTCTACCGCAATCAACTGGGTTCTCTGCTGAGTCCGAAGGTCAACTGGACGGCGGCCATCCTCTTCTATCTGCTCTTTATTGTCGGGTTGCTCGTCTTTGTCATCGAGCCGGGATTCTTTAAAAGCCCGGGAGCCGTTTTTGTCAAGGGCGCGCTGTTCGGTCTGATCGCCTATGCGACCTATGATCTGACCAACCTGGCCACGCTCAAAGACTGGCCGCTCAAGGTGACCGTTGTGGACTTGATCTGGGGAACCGTTCTGGGTGGAGCGGTTTCCGTACTGACCGTCCTCTTCGGACGCATGATTATCAAGACCTGA
- a CDS encoding MFS transporter: protein MEKSAEMVKAVDKAKKILKDSAPARFTVLGMISVLMFGTYWFQDALGPLKGLFESQLGFTSSQFGLLISSATWANLALMIIVGGIALDRWGIRKTGIVLALIATVGAFMVALGSMGVFGSTKNSMLISMIGGRILFGVGLETTCVLIQRTIVKWFKGKELAFAMGLNVVVGRLGSFFAISFGLDIAGGRISTALVTAASIIGVGTLLFLAYLIFDIKLDKQMGARAEASEEDKFKFKDLVELLTDRSFIFISLLCVAFYSAVFPFLQYAPDLLVNKFGFTFSMPDLGGMTLWEKIGAYLQNGPKVSGLIPLGTILFTPIFGRLVDKKGKAASLMVLGSFLLIYAHITLSLLNSVILGYTGLFALGVAFSLVPAAMWPSVAKIVAEKRLGTAYATMFTIQNYGLSAFYWGIGKVLDLSNPEVLAKIQSTREGLIAQGLDEVAIAARIEEMRAIGEIPVYNYTVPILMLVGLGVISIFLAFQLKRADVKQNYGLERPSGS, encoded by the coding sequence ATGGAAAAGTCGGCGGAAATGGTCAAGGCGGTCGATAAAGCCAAAAAAATCCTCAAGGATTCGGCTCCCGCCCGGTTCACGGTCCTGGGCATGATCAGCGTGCTGATGTTCGGCACGTACTGGTTCCAGGATGCCCTCGGACCCTTGAAGGGGTTATTCGAGAGTCAGTTGGGCTTCACCAGTTCGCAGTTCGGGCTGCTCATCAGTTCGGCCACCTGGGCCAACCTGGCCCTGATGATCATCGTCGGCGGCATCGCCCTGGACCGCTGGGGCATCCGCAAGACCGGGATCGTCCTGGCCTTGATTGCCACCGTCGGCGCTTTCATGGTCGCTCTCGGCAGCATGGGCGTTTTCGGATCGACCAAGAACTCCATGCTGATCTCCATGATCGGCGGCCGGATTCTCTTCGGCGTCGGGCTCGAGACGACCTGCGTCCTGATCCAGAGGACCATCGTCAAATGGTTCAAGGGCAAGGAACTGGCCTTCGCCATGGGGTTGAACGTCGTTGTCGGCCGGCTGGGCAGCTTTTTCGCCATTTCCTTCGGTTTGGACATCGCCGGAGGCCGGATCAGCACGGCCCTCGTGACCGCGGCCTCGATCATCGGCGTGGGCACGCTTCTTTTCCTGGCTTACCTCATTTTCGACATTAAGCTGGACAAGCAGATGGGCGCGAGGGCCGAGGCCTCCGAGGAGGACAAGTTCAAGTTCAAGGACCTGGTCGAGCTGCTGACCGACCGCTCCTTCATTTTCATCTCCCTCCTTTGCGTCGCTTTCTATTCGGCCGTCTTTCCCTTCCTCCAGTATGCTCCGGATCTTCTCGTCAACAAGTTCGGCTTCACCTTCAGCATGCCGGACCTCGGCGGGATGACCCTTTGGGAAAAGATCGGCGCCTATCTCCAGAATGGGCCCAAGGTCAGCGGCCTCATCCCGCTGGGCACCATTCTTTTTACCCCGATTTTCGGGCGTCTTGTGGATAAAAAAGGGAAAGCGGCGTCGCTCATGGTCCTGGGTTCGTTTCTTCTCATCTACGCCCACATCACATTGTCCCTTCTCAACAGCGTGATTCTCGGCTACACCGGTCTCTTCGCGCTGGGCGTCGCCTTCTCGCTGGTGCCGGCAGCCATGTGGCCGTCCGTGGCCAAGATCGTGGCCGAAAAACGGTTGGGAACGGCTTATGCCACCATGTTCACGATTCAGAACTACGGCCTTTCGGCCTTTTACTGGGGAATCGGCAAGGTCCTGGATCTTTCGAATCCCGAAGTCCTGGCCAAAATCCAATCCACCCGGGAAGGCCTGATCGCCCAGGGTTTGGATGAAGTGGCCATCGCCGCGAGAATCGAAGAGATGCGGGCCATCGGAGAAATCCCGGTCTACAACTACACGGTTCCCATCCTGATGCTTGTCGGCTTGGGGGTCATTTCCATTTTCCTGGCCTTCCAGCTCAAGCGGGCCGACGTGAAACAGAATTACGGACTGGAGAGGCCGTCGGGCAGTTAG
- a CDS encoding ROK family protein, whose protein sequence is MMRDTCPERNGRLPDILDIVPKILPPLDPGFRPPVLAWRTYREEVRASRSTVQSRIAIERENELTAVFEWSVFPEDLHKEATCRLVERTAKFLLWSRGGWKIVFHGTQAAAGILGQAYAAEGPRAFDAGLMARVYSRPFEVHAAESHDFPRETSDPFHIGGYTDGCRIGFDLGASDYKIAAVQDGKAVFSEEIPWNPGEQSDPAYHETHIRSGLQKAAAALPRVDAVGGSAAGIYIDSRPRVASLFRSVGEADFENKIRPMFHNIRRDLNVPLVVVNDGEVTALAGRMALGEAGVLGCAMGSSLAGGYVDPGGRLTGWLNELAFAPVDLNPEAPRDEWSGDRGVGVNYFSQQAVDRLARRAELVFPSEMRLPERLVQVQKMAEKGGEQADLVFSTIGVYLGYTLPYYREFYDFRNLLLLGRVMSGKGGEIILARARDILAAEFPETNRNIRLHLLDDKTRRVGQAVAAAGLPSLSRDADGKGDGS, encoded by the coding sequence ATGATGCGCGATACATGCCCGGAACGAAACGGACGCCTCCCGGACATTCTGGACATCGTCCCGAAAATCCTCCCGCCCCTGGATCCCGGATTTCGTCCTCCGGTTCTCGCCTGGCGGACCTATCGAGAGGAAGTCCGCGCTTCGCGATCCACTGTCCAGTCCCGAATCGCCATCGAACGGGAAAACGAACTCACCGCGGTCTTCGAATGGTCTGTTTTTCCCGAAGACCTCCACAAGGAGGCCACGTGCCGGCTGGTCGAAAGAACGGCCAAGTTCCTTCTCTGGTCGCGGGGCGGTTGGAAAATCGTCTTTCACGGGACTCAGGCGGCCGCCGGGATTCTCGGTCAGGCTTACGCAGCGGAAGGGCCGCGCGCTTTCGACGCAGGGCTGATGGCCCGCGTCTACAGCCGCCCCTTCGAAGTCCATGCGGCCGAAAGCCACGATTTTCCACGGGAAACGTCCGACCCGTTTCATATCGGCGGGTATACGGACGGCTGCCGGATCGGGTTCGACCTCGGTGCGAGCGATTACAAGATCGCCGCCGTTCAGGACGGAAAGGCCGTTTTCAGCGAAGAAATTCCCTGGAATCCCGGCGAGCAGTCCGACCCGGCCTACCACGAAACCCATATTCGTTCGGGTCTTCAAAAGGCGGCCGCGGCCCTGCCCCGGGTCGATGCCGTCGGCGGCAGCGCCGCCGGAATTTATATCGACAGCCGGCCGCGCGTCGCCTCCCTCTTCCGATCGGTCGGCGAGGCGGATTTTGAAAATAAAATCCGCCCGATGTTTCACAACATCCGCAGAGACCTGAACGTTCCCCTGGTCGTTGTCAACGACGGCGAAGTCACGGCCCTGGCCGGCCGCATGGCCCTGGGAGAGGCGGGCGTTCTGGGTTGCGCCATGGGATCCAGCCTGGCCGGCGGCTATGTCGATCCCGGAGGCCGGCTGACCGGCTGGCTCAATGAGCTGGCCTTCGCACCGGTCGATCTGAATCCCGAGGCCCCCAGGGACGAATGGTCGGGCGACCGGGGCGTCGGCGTCAATTACTTTTCCCAGCAGGCCGTCGACCGGCTGGCCCGCCGTGCGGAACTGGTCTTCCCGTCCGAAATGCGTCTCCCGGAGAGATTGGTCCAAGTCCAGAAGATGGCCGAAAAAGGCGGGGAGCAGGCGGATCTGGTCTTTTCGACGATCGGCGTCTATCTCGGCTATACTCTCCCCTATTATCGGGAGTTTTATGACTTCCGGAACCTGCTCCTTCTCGGGCGGGTGATGTCCGGAAAAGGCGGGGAGATCATTCTCGCCCGGGCCAGGGATATCCTGGCCGCGGAATTTCCGGAAACAAACCGGAATATCCGGCTTCATCTGCTTGACGACAAGACCCGCCGCGTCGGACAGGCCGTGGCGGCAGCCGGCCTGCCAAGTCTATCCCGCGACGCGGACGGCAAGGGAGACGGATCATGA
- a CDS encoding PIG-L family deacetylase: MIFQWPETKVFDPDGLSDDAAFSRITHLGIGAHQDDLEIMAFHGILECFASPDLRFGGVTCTDGRGSPRDGLYRNFTDEEMAAVRRREQEKAAVIGEYGLLVQLPYPSAAVKGNGRTALRKDLAAVLSACRPRILYTHNLADKHDTHVAVGLVALEAVRSLAPSDRPRAVYGCEVWRGLDWLSDEDKIALDVDGHPGLGAALIGVYDSQVAGGKRYDLATIGRRTANATYFQTHAVDASGQMIFAMDLTPLAEDDSLDIAVFMERHIENFRVDVVKRIRRMTTTGKPE; this comes from the coding sequence ATGATTTTTCAATGGCCCGAAACCAAAGTTTTCGATCCCGACGGGCTGTCCGATGACGCGGCGTTTTCCAGGATTACCCATCTGGGAATCGGCGCTCACCAGGACGATCTGGAGATCATGGCATTCCATGGGATCCTGGAATGTTTCGCGAGCCCGGATCTTCGATTCGGCGGCGTAACCTGCACCGACGGGCGGGGCAGTCCCCGCGACGGCCTCTATCGCAACTTTACAGATGAAGAGATGGCCGCCGTCAGAAGGCGAGAACAGGAAAAGGCCGCGGTCATCGGCGAATACGGCCTTCTTGTCCAACTTCCCTATCCGAGCGCCGCCGTCAAGGGAAACGGCCGGACGGCTCTTCGAAAGGATTTGGCCGCCGTCCTCTCCGCCTGCCGTCCCCGCATCCTCTACACCCACAACCTCGCCGACAAGCACGACACTCATGTCGCGGTCGGTCTGGTGGCGCTCGAAGCCGTTCGAAGCCTTGCCCCATCCGACCGGCCCCGCGCCGTCTATGGTTGCGAGGTCTGGCGCGGCCTGGACTGGCTGTCCGACGAGGACAAGATCGCCCTGGACGTCGACGGGCACCCCGGTCTTGGGGCGGCCCTCATCGGTGTTTACGATTCCCAGGTGGCCGGCGGCAAACGATACGATCTGGCGACAATCGGCCGTCGGACGGCGAACGCCACCTATTTTCAAACGCATGCCGTCGACGCATCGGGTCAAATGATCTTCGCCATGGATCTGACGCCTCTGGCCGAGGACGACTCTCTCGATATCGCCGTCTTCATGGAACGTCACATCGAAAATTTCCGGGTCGATGTCGTCAAGAGAATCCGCCGTATGACGACAACCGGCAAACCGGAATGA
- a CDS encoding sodium:solute symporter family protein, with translation MNLTSIDALIIALSLAVCFLPAIFFARRAGKNTTEFFTSGRAVPWWLIGISMVATTFSTDTPNLVTNIVRQDGVAGNWVWWAFLLTGMMTVFFYARMWRRSGVLTDLEFYEIRYSGRPAGFVRGFRAIYLGLIFNCVIMATVNLAAVKIANVLLGWPMAQTLIICGILNIFFAATSGLWGVLVIDMIQFGIAMTGAIAAAVFALKQPQVGGLAGLMERLDPQTLRLLPDFGDWGTAVGIFIIPIAVQWWSVWYPGAEPGGGSYIAQRMLAARTEKDALSGTLLFNAAHYALRPWPWILVGLASLLVYPELSDIRAAFPGVSERLIGHDMAYPAMLRFLPAGLMGLMVAGLLAAYVSTLVTHLNWGASYLVHDFYRRFLRPGASEKHYVFIGRVATGSLMILAGLLTYVLDSAKESFDLMLSVGAGTGLIYLLRWFWWRINAWSEIAAMSSSFLAATAFFVLRKTGTAVPTHISLLGTIALTTAVWMTVTFLTKPADRETLVNFYRIVRPAGPGWKPVRAAAGVGPSPDSLAHSIFGWFTGCLFVYSGLFGTGSFLTGKPGMGVVWLVLFALSGWGLSKTLRRFKTSETGG, from the coding sequence ATGAACCTGACTTCCATCGACGCCCTGATCATCGCCCTTTCCCTCGCCGTCTGTTTCCTTCCGGCTATCTTCTTCGCCCGCAGGGCCGGAAAAAACACAACAGAGTTTTTCACCTCGGGGCGGGCGGTGCCGTGGTGGCTGATCGGCATCTCCATGGTGGCCACAACCTTCAGTACCGACACTCCCAATCTGGTCACCAACATCGTCCGGCAGGACGGCGTCGCCGGCAATTGGGTCTGGTGGGCGTTTCTTCTGACCGGTATGATGACGGTTTTCTTTTACGCCCGGATGTGGCGCCGCTCCGGAGTGTTGACGGACCTCGAGTTTTACGAGATCCGTTACTCCGGACGTCCGGCCGGGTTTGTCCGGGGCTTCCGGGCCATCTACCTGGGGCTCATTTTCAACTGCGTCATCATGGCCACCGTCAATCTGGCCGCCGTCAAGATCGCCAATGTGCTGCTGGGCTGGCCCATGGCGCAGACCCTCATCATCTGCGGCATCCTCAACATTTTCTTCGCCGCGACCTCGGGCCTGTGGGGCGTCCTGGTCATCGACATGATCCAGTTCGGCATCGCCATGACCGGCGCCATCGCCGCCGCCGTCTTCGCCCTGAAACAGCCTCAGGTGGGCGGTCTTGCTGGCCTGATGGAAAGGCTCGATCCCCAGACTCTCCGGCTGTTGCCCGACTTCGGCGACTGGGGAACGGCCGTCGGCATCTTCATCATTCCGATCGCCGTCCAGTGGTGGTCCGTCTGGTATCCCGGGGCCGAGCCCGGCGGAGGAAGCTATATCGCCCAGAGGATGCTTGCGGCCCGGACGGAAAAGGATGCTCTTTCGGGCACGCTGCTCTTCAACGCCGCCCATTACGCCCTCCGGCCCTGGCCATGGATCCTTGTTGGATTGGCCTCCCTGCTGGTTTATCCGGAGCTTTCCGATATCCGGGCCGCTTTCCCCGGTGTCTCGGAGCGGCTCATCGGACACGACATGGCCTACCCGGCCATGTTGAGATTTCTCCCGGCCGGCCTTATGGGTCTCATGGTGGCCGGCCTTCTTGCGGCCTACGTCTCCACCCTCGTCACCCATCTGAACTGGGGCGCGTCCTACCTTGTCCATGACTTTTATCGCAGATTCCTCCGCCCCGGGGCTTCGGAAAAACACTACGTCTTCATCGGACGCGTCGCGACCGGAAGCCTCATGATTCTGGCCGGACTTCTGACCTATGTGCTGGATTCGGCCAAGGAAAGCTTCGATCTCATGCTTTCGGTGGGAGCGGGAACGGGACTGATTTATCTTCTCCGCTGGTTCTGGTGGCGCATCAACGCCTGGAGTGAAATCGCCGCCATGTCCAGTTCATTTCTGGCCGCAACGGCGTTTTTCGTTCTCCGGAAAACGGGAACGGCCGTCCCGACTCACATTTCCCTGCTGGGGACCATCGCCTTGACAACGGCGGTATGGATGACCGTGACATTCCTGACGAAGCCGGCCGATCGGGAAACGCTCGTCAACTTCTACAGAATCGTCCGGCCGGCCGGGCCTGGTTGGAAGCCCGTCCGGGCCGCCGCGGGCGTCGGCCCATCGCCGGACAGCCTGGCCCATTCCATCTTCGGCTGGTTCACCGGCTGTCTCTTCGTCTATTCGGGGTTGTTTGGAACGGGAAGTTTTCTGACAGGGAAACCCGGAATGGGTGTTGTCTGGCTGGTCCTCTTCGCCCTCAGCGGATGGGGTTTGTCGAAAACCCTCCGGCGTTTCAAGACAAGCGAAACCGGCGGTTGA
- a CDS encoding uroporphyrinogen decarboxylase family protein has translation MSADAMSPRERWLAVLRREKPDRVPMDYWGTDETTEMLKRHLGCPRLRDLVEKLHIDLVVRAEPRYVGPPLPSGTDAFGRVFRYVETAGGVYEECVFHPLANFDSPGEIEKNYTWPSPDWWSVDGLAEKIEEWAEYPIRGGGSEPFLIYKDLRGPEQAFIDLIENPEIVHFCLDRLFGLSLEKSRRVYEALPGKILLSYVAEDMGGQEDLMMSVKHIREFLLPGMKRVIDQAREAGAFIFHHNDGNCRRILPDMIELGIDILNPVQWRCPGMDREGLKRDFGSRLIFHGGVDNQSTLPFGTVEDVRREVRDNLRILGEGGGYILAPCHNIQAMTPPENIVAMYETGCAEGRN, from the coding sequence ATGTCCGCCGACGCGATGAGTCCGCGCGAACGCTGGCTGGCCGTCCTGCGGCGGGAAAAGCCGGATCGCGTGCCCATGGATTACTGGGGCACGGACGAGACGACGGAGATGCTCAAGCGGCATCTTGGATGCCCCCGGCTTCGCGATCTTGTTGAAAAACTCCACATCGATCTTGTGGTCAGAGCGGAGCCGCGCTATGTCGGTCCGCCGCTCCCTTCCGGAACGGACGCTTTCGGCCGGGTTTTTCGCTATGTCGAAACCGCGGGCGGTGTCTATGAGGAGTGCGTTTTTCATCCCCTGGCGAATTTCGACTCGCCCGGGGAAATCGAAAAAAACTATACCTGGCCGAGCCCGGACTGGTGGAGTGTCGATGGTCTGGCCGAAAAGATCGAAGAGTGGGCGGAGTATCCCATCCGCGGCGGCGGCTCCGAACCGTTCCTGATCTACAAGGATCTGCGCGGTCCGGAACAGGCGTTCATCGATTTGATCGAAAATCCCGAGATTGTCCACTTCTGTCTGGACCGGCTGTTCGGCCTGTCCCTGGAAAAAAGCCGCCGCGTCTATGAGGCCCTCCCCGGGAAAATCCTGCTGAGCTATGTCGCCGAGGATATGGGAGGGCAGGAAGACCTCATGATGTCGGTCAAGCATATCCGGGAATTTCTCCTGCCGGGAATGAAGAGAGTCATCGACCAGGCCCGCGAGGCCGGCGCCTTCATTTTTCATCACAACGATGGAAATTGCCGGCGGATCCTTCCGGATATGATCGAGCTGGGCATCGATATTCTCAACCCCGTGCAGTGGCGATGTCCGGGAATGGACAGAGAGGGTTTGAAACGGGATTTCGGCTCGCGGCTGATCTTTCACGGGGGGGTCGACAATCAGTCGACTCTTCCTTTTGGGACCGTCGAGGATGTCCGGCGGGAAGTCCGGGACAATCTGCGCATCCTCGGAGAGGGGGGAGGCTATATTCTGGCCCCCTGCCACAATATTCAGGCCATGACCCCTCCCGAGAACATTGTTGCCATGTACGAAACCGGCTGCGCGGAGGGCCGGAACTGA
- a CDS encoding glutamine synthetase family protein — MSSRDFAFALANPMSMILDKPAAEFQRADLLKVIEDKGIERLNFHYTALDGKIKELKIPLTDRRQTDAILAEGERVDGSSLFKGMVDTGLSDLYVIPVYKSAFLDPFGENCLHVICRYIGADGVPAAFTPDNILAAAAALFRKNSGLEIRALGELEFFLLREKEMSLYPAQKQTGYHAAAPFIKGGPILDEILRNIARITGAVKYGHSEVGYIESVRSDIPEIQGRQAEQMEVEFLPLPVEEAADALIVGRWLIRNIAFRNGCTATFTPKIEEGVAGNGLHFHMDLRKNGRNIIAGPDGRLTEEARKLIGGLCAYADSLTAFGNTVSSAYLRLVPHQEAPTSICWSDLNRSALIRVPLGWSGVGDIARKVNPREKGAAIEKDSRQTIELRSPDGSALIHLVLAGIVMSADWAFRNPPLASEGNGPLDLAERLYVKGNIHKNKEILAKLPSLPSSCTASGRILLEKRSLYERDGVFPPSVIDYVARMLAAEDDEFMNSRLAGLPADDRLHESRRIMHKDLHKH; from the coding sequence ATGTCATCCCGTGATTTCGCCTTTGCCCTGGCCAATCCGATGTCCATGATCCTGGATAAACCCGCGGCCGAATTCCAGAGAGCCGATCTTCTCAAGGTCATCGAGGACAAGGGGATCGAACGTTTGAATTTCCATTACACGGCCCTGGACGGAAAGATCAAGGAATTGAAAATCCCGTTGACCGACCGGCGACAGACCGATGCCATTCTGGCCGAGGGGGAACGGGTCGACGGCTCCTCGCTTTTCAAGGGCATGGTCGACACCGGGCTCTCCGATCTCTATGTCATTCCTGTTTACAAATCGGCGTTTCTGGATCCATTCGGAGAAAACTGTCTGCATGTCATCTGCCGCTACATCGGCGCCGACGGCGTTCCGGCCGCCTTCACCCCCGATAATATCCTGGCCGCCGCGGCGGCGCTTTTCCGGAAAAATTCAGGTTTGGAAATCCGGGCTCTTGGAGAGCTGGAATTCTTCCTTCTCCGGGAAAAGGAGATGTCGCTCTATCCCGCCCAAAAGCAGACCGGATATCATGCCGCAGCCCCGTTCATCAAGGGCGGACCGATTCTCGATGAAATTCTGAGGAACATCGCCCGGATCACCGGCGCCGTCAAGTACGGACACAGCGAGGTCGGCTATATCGAAAGCGTGCGCAGCGACATCCCGGAAATCCAGGGCCGCCAGGCGGAACAGATGGAGGTGGAGTTTCTGCCCCTTCCCGTGGAGGAAGCCGCCGACGCCCTCATCGTAGGACGGTGGCTGATCCGGAACATCGCTTTCCGAAACGGCTGCACGGCCACCTTCACGCCCAAAATCGAGGAAGGCGTGGCCGGAAACGGCCTTCATTTCCACATGGATCTCCGTAAAAACGGCCGGAATATCATCGCCGGCCCCGACGGCCGCTTGACGGAAGAAGCCCGGAAACTCATCGGCGGGCTGTGCGCCTATGCGGATTCTCTGACCGCCTTCGGGAACACCGTCTCCTCCGCCTATCTCCGGCTCGTTCCCCATCAGGAGGCTCCGACGAGCATCTGCTGGAGCGATCTCAATCGCAGCGCGCTCATCCGCGTCCCGCTGGGCTGGTCCGGAGTCGGCGACATCGCCCGCAAAGTCAATCCCCGGGAAAAGGGAGCTGCAATCGAAAAGGACAGCCGGCAGACAATCGAACTTCGAAGCCCGGACGGCAGCGCGCTCATCCATCTCGTGCTGGCCGGAATCGTCATGTCCGCCGATTGGGCGTTTCGAAATCCGCCGCTTGCCTCCGAAGGGAACGGTCCTTTGGATCTTGCCGAGCGGCTCTACGTCAAGGGCAATATTCACAAAAACAAGGAAATTCTGGCCAAGCTGCCGTCCCTGCCTTCAAGCTGCACGGCGTCGGGCCGGATTCTTCTCGAGAAGCGCAGCCTCTACGAACGCGACGGCGTTTTCCCCCCGAGCGTCATCGATTATGTCGCCCGCATGCTGGCCGCCGAGGACGACGAATTTATGAACAGCCGCCTGGCCGGCCTTCCGGCGGACGACCGTCTCCATGAATCGCGGCGCATCATGCACAAGGATCTTCACAAGCACTGA
- a CDS encoding DUF1343 domain-containing protein, translating to MKAKNILYVLVLTGLFPILAGCRGPLDGAGDNLHSKGVKTGLEVFLESRLDLVEGKRVGLITNPTGLTRDFRPLPGLFSGEPRIDLVALYGPEHGVRGNAQAGEYVPFVMDEVLGLPVFSLYGQSLRPPPGMFKDIDAFMRTFDTSDEGKLPEEGMIEDVDVLVFDIQDAGTRIYTYIATMAYAMQAAAETGLEFIVLDRPNPLNGSVMEGPVLDYPAYSSFVGLYPVPVRHGMTAGELALLFNGEFFDKKTKLTVVPMKGWRRGMAYDKTGLPWVMPSPNMPTLDTATVYPGQVFLEGANVSEGRGTTRPFELFGAPWIDGRILADSLNGLGLPGVKFREAWFTPTFSKFQGELCGGAQIHVLDRETFRPFAATLHILRVLIDLHPEQFHFHEEYFDKIMGTSRVRKDLEAGRTAEEILRGLESEIAAFSVLRRPYLLYDE from the coding sequence ATGAAAGCCAAAAATATCCTTTATGTTCTTGTCCTGACAGGACTGTTCCCGATTCTGGCCGGTTGCCGGGGCCCTCTTGACGGAGCGGGGGACAATCTTCATTCAAAGGGCGTCAAAACCGGACTCGAGGTTTTCCTGGAAAGCCGACTCGACCTTGTCGAGGGCAAGCGCGTCGGTCTCATCACCAACCCCACCGGTCTGACCCGGGATTTCCGGCCCCTCCCCGGCCTCTTTTCCGGCGAACCGCGCATCGATCTTGTCGCTCTCTACGGACCGGAACACGGCGTCCGCGGAAATGCCCAGGCTGGGGAATATGTGCCGTTTGTCATGGACGAGGTCCTCGGCCTGCCGGTTTTCAGCCTTTACGGTCAGTCCCTCAGGCCGCCGCCGGGCATGTTCAAGGACATCGACGCTTTCATGCGGACCTTCGATACGAGCGATGAAGGCAAACTTCCGGAAGAGGGGATGATCGAGGATGTCGATGTTCTCGTATTCGACATCCAGGACGCCGGAACCCGGATCTACACCTATATCGCGACCATGGCCTATGCCATGCAGGCCGCCGCCGAAACGGGCCTCGAGTTCATCGTCCTGGACCGGCCGAATCCGCTCAATGGTTCGGTCATGGAAGGGCCGGTTCTGGATTATCCGGCCTATAGCTCCTTTGTCGGCCTCTATCCCGTTCCCGTTCGCCACGGCATGACCGCCGGGGAACTCGCCCTTTTGTTCAACGGGGAGTTTTTCGACAAAAAAACGAAACTCACGGTTGTTCCCATGAAGGGCTGGCGCCGGGGGATGGCCTACGACAAAACCGGCCTGCCCTGGGTCATGCCCTCGCCCAATATGCCGACGCTCGACACGGCGACCGTCTATCCCGGCCAGGTCTTCCTCGAAGGAGCCAACGTTTCCGAGGGCCGGGGCACGACGCGTCCTTTTGAGTTGTTCGGAGCCCCCTGGATCGACGGGCGCATTCTGGCCGACTCCCTGAACGGGCTGGGGTTGCCCGGAGTGAAGTTCCGCGAAGCCTGGTTCACGCCGACATTTTCCAAATTCCAGGGAGAGCTCTGCGGCGGGGCGCAAATCCATGTCCTGGATCGGGAAACTTTCCGTCCGTTTGCCGCAACTCTTCATATCCTCAGGGTCCTCATCGATCTCCATCCCGAACAGTTTCACTTCCATGAGGAGTATTTCGACAAGATCATGGGCACGTCCCGCGTCAGAAAAGATCTGGAAGCCGGCCGGACGGCTGAGGAGATTCTGAGAGGGCTTGAATCCGAGATCGCCGCCTTTTCCGTTCTTCGCCGGCCTTACCTACTGTATGACGAGTGA